A window from Fibrobacter sp. UWB11 encodes these proteins:
- a CDS encoding OmpP1/FadL family transporter, with translation MKKFISALLCVSSFSFASMIGLEALGQEQIAGGSAAMAGRGFAGNAKTGDIEGVSVVNPARQAFDSKVTFNLNFLLDVTTADRSNSHFTKTNLTMPSMNLTFPMNDFGTLGFSLWQHYSSTMREDIDNEEENWNAQIEYQSSVYELVPTYAIRLPFFRAVSLGASAHFVMGSFTRDLTLGPDNSEIDSTDAWATSNSEVTDHVSGDWKLKNSAYFTVAAQFRGRMASYFFSFTTPYTLKNELEYNLRFSELDTLAPTHYTRSIKVPAMLATGVSYRLNKRHNVMADVAWRAWSRDIDNVAGSWSMSQVTKTQNDFNISIGYQRDGSDVFYDSYWDRIAYRAGLWYKSWYVEDVSEIGGSIGAGFPLGRKGTMLDLAIQGGVRLTDDDRNWSESFIGIRLGLVGVGNWGKTRGQ, from the coding sequence ATGAAAAAGTTTATTAGCGCATTGCTTTGTGTTTCTAGTTTTTCCTTTGCGTCAATGATTGGCCTTGAGGCTCTTGGTCAGGAACAGATTGCTGGCGGTTCTGCCGCTATGGCTGGTCGTGGCTTTGCGGGTAATGCAAAGACGGGTGATATCGAAGGTGTTTCTGTTGTGAACCCGGCTCGTCAGGCTTTTGATTCCAAGGTCACGTTTAACTTGAACTTCTTGCTCGATGTGACAACGGCGGATCGCTCTAATTCGCATTTCACAAAGACGAACCTCACGATGCCTTCGATGAACTTGACGTTCCCGATGAATGACTTTGGAACGCTTGGTTTCTCGTTGTGGCAACATTATTCTTCTACGATGCGCGAAGACATTGATAACGAAGAAGAAAACTGGAATGCACAAATCGAATACCAGAGCAGCGTTTATGAACTGGTGCCGACTTATGCCATTAGACTTCCGTTTTTCCGTGCGGTTTCGCTCGGTGCTTCGGCGCACTTTGTGATGGGTAGTTTTACTCGTGACCTTACGCTTGGACCGGACAATAGCGAAATTGACAGTACCGATGCTTGGGCGACCAGCAATTCCGAAGTGACGGACCATGTGAGTGGCGACTGGAAACTCAAGAATTCGGCTTACTTTACTGTTGCCGCCCAGTTCCGCGGTCGTATGGCTTCGTATTTCTTCTCGTTCACGACGCCCTATACGCTCAAGAATGAACTTGAATACAACTTAAGATTCAGCGAATTGGATACGCTTGCTCCAACACATTATACTCGCTCCATCAAGGTGCCTGCAATGCTTGCGACTGGCGTCAGTTATCGTTTGAACAAACGTCACAATGTGATGGCTGATGTTGCCTGGCGTGCATGGTCCCGCGATATAGACAATGTTGCAGGAAGTTGGAGCATGTCGCAGGTGACAAAAACGCAAAATGATTTTAATATATCCATTGGATATCAGCGCGATGGAAGTGATGTCTTTTATGATTCCTATTGGGATCGCATTGCTTATCGAGCTGGTCTCTGGTACAAAAGCTGGTATGTAGAAGATGTATCTGAAATAGGTGGATCTATTGGTGCTGGTTTCCCGCTTGGGAGAAAGGGCACAATGTTGGATCTCGCCATTCAAGGTGGGGTGCGCCTGACGGACGACGACCGCAACTGGAGTGAATCGTTTATTGGTATTCGCTTGGGCTTGGTGGGTGTCGGAAATTGGGGCAAGACCCGTGGTCAGTAA
- the thrC gene encoding threonine synthase, with translation MSQFNAHFRNINGDDTYPLTDVIYRSKVDGSLLEVEHDRAALASRSPEEWKKLFAERRMSFKPEDMSGIWSKREMVLPDIPVEDIVTMREGWSPLFDAAPLAKDLGIGSLKVKLCGNSHTGSFKDLGMTVLVSQVNHIIKKNIHPIDAVACASTGDTSAALSAYCAKAGIPSIVFLPAGKTSTAQLIQPISNGSIVLALDTDFDGCMKIVQEVTKDNRIYLANSMNSLRVEGQKTISPEICQELGWTVPDTVIIPGGNLGNVSALAKGFEDCKAMGLIDRIPRIIVAQAENANPFYRAYTRGFDKLEPVQAKKTLASAIQIGNPVSYPKAVRAIQKTNGMVVSVTEEELANAAHRGDRIGLYCCPHTGVALGALEKLCAEGKIAKDENVVVISTAHGLKFTEFKVAYHEQKLENIASKYANPVFKAPAEIGAVMDILKKEMAARRR, from the coding sequence ATGTCTCAGTTTAACGCTCATTTTAGAAACATCAACGGCGACGATACCTACCCGCTGACCGACGTCATTTACCGCAGCAAGGTGGACGGTAGCCTGCTCGAAGTCGAACACGACCGCGCAGCGCTCGCAAGCCGCAGCCCGGAAGAATGGAAGAAGCTCTTTGCCGAACGCCGCATGAGCTTTAAGCCCGAAGACATGAGCGGTATCTGGAGCAAGCGCGAAATGGTTCTCCCGGATATTCCGGTCGAAGACATCGTCACCATGCGCGAAGGCTGGAGCCCGCTCTTTGATGCAGCTCCGCTCGCCAAGGACTTGGGCATCGGAAGCCTCAAGGTGAAGCTTTGCGGCAACTCCCACACTGGTTCTTTCAAGGACCTCGGCATGACGGTTCTCGTAAGCCAAGTGAACCACATCATCAAAAAGAACATTCACCCGATCGACGCCGTCGCTTGCGCTTCTACCGGCGACACTTCTGCAGCTCTCAGCGCCTACTGCGCCAAGGCAGGCATTCCGTCTATCGTGTTCCTCCCGGCCGGCAAGACCAGCACCGCACAGCTCATCCAGCCGATTTCTAACGGCAGCATCGTGCTTGCTCTCGACACCGACTTTGACGGTTGCATGAAGATTGTTCAGGAAGTCACGAAGGACAACCGCATTTACCTCGCCAACTCCATGAACAGCCTCCGCGTCGAAGGCCAGAAGACAATTTCTCCGGAAATCTGCCAGGAACTCGGTTGGACCGTTCCGGACACCGTGATTATCCCGGGCGGTAATCTCGGTAACGTGAGCGCACTTGCCAAGGGTTTCGAAGACTGCAAGGCTATGGGTCTCATCGACCGCATTCCTCGTATCATCGTTGCTCAGGCCGAAAACGCAAACCCGTTCTACCGCGCCTATACCCGCGGCTTCGACAAGCTCGAACCGGTTCAGGCCAAAAAGACGCTTGCTAGCGCCATCCAGATCGGTAACCCTGTTAGCTATCCGAAAGCTGTTCGCGCCATCCAGAAGACAAACGGCATGGTTGTAAGCGTCACTGAAGAAGAACTCGCAAATGCAGCCCACCGCGGCGACCGTATCGGTCTCTACTGCTGCCCGCACACGGGTGTCGCTCTCGGCGCTCTCGAAAAGCTCTGTGCCGAAGGCAAGATTGCGAAGGACGAAAACGTCGTCGTCATCAGCACGGCACACGGCCTCAAGTTCACGGAATTCAAGGTTGCTTACCACGAACAGAAGCTCGAAAACATCGCAAGCAAGTACGCAAACCCGGTGTTCAAGGCTCCTGCCGAAATCGGCGCTGTCATGGACATCTTGAAGAAAGAGATGGCCGCCCGCCGTCGCTAA
- a CDS encoding DUF4912 domain-containing protein, producing MTTKKKEEIVKAAATKAAPAKKATKTTAKTAAKAAETSASDATEVKAAKKTAVKAEKKTATKATEQKIVAKVAKKPATTVEKVAAKAAPAKKTVKKADKAAATSSAAKTTAKTTKVSEKTAKSVAAAKKVVKSATKAKKVDVEVVETAAAKAAAPEAIPQTFDAEYLVLMQKDPNWMQAFWEVSEERIKAAKKGKGKLVLRLFDISNDLTVKRNKKLKFHDIEVPADARTWYVENKATQNCAAALGVVSAGKFEPLVEAGPMQTFKFEGSEVNTENVFVRASLGGASIGGFGSSGLSSMSAKNWLESLSSSSGSMFSGALSSAALKSNKLELPKDSVNYGKDFFLWVKTRLIVYGGTRPDAHLQVRGEPFPLNPDGTFSFEEDLPDVTKIIPVFATDKDGDFPTTIVPIVVKRTE from the coding sequence ATGACTACTAAGAAAAAAGAAGAAATTGTAAAGGCTGCTGCTACGAAGGCAGCTCCTGCAAAGAAGGCAACGAAGACTACGGCAAAGACTGCCGCAAAGGCTGCTGAAACTTCAGCAAGTGATGCAACCGAAGTAAAGGCCGCAAAGAAGACTGCTGTAAAGGCCGAAAAGAAAACGGCTACAAAGGCCACCGAACAGAAGATTGTTGCAAAGGTCGCTAAGAAGCCTGCGACAACAGTTGAAAAGGTTGCTGCAAAGGCAGCTCCTGCAAAGAAAACCGTGAAGAAGGCCGACAAGGCTGCTGCGACAAGTTCCGCAGCCAAGACTACTGCAAAGACGACGAAGGTTTCTGAGAAGACTGCAAAGTCCGTTGCTGCTGCAAAGAAAGTAGTGAAGTCTGCTACAAAAGCAAAGAAGGTTGATGTAGAAGTTGTCGAAACTGCGGCTGCAAAGGCTGCTGCTCCAGAAGCTATTCCGCAAACATTCGATGCTGAATACTTGGTCCTCATGCAAAAGGACCCGAACTGGATGCAGGCCTTCTGGGAAGTTTCTGAAGAACGCATCAAGGCTGCTAAGAAAGGCAAGGGCAAGCTCGTTTTGCGCTTGTTCGATATTTCGAACGACCTCACGGTAAAGCGCAACAAGAAGCTCAAGTTCCACGATATTGAAGTTCCGGCAGACGCCCGTACTTGGTACGTGGAAAACAAGGCAACGCAGAACTGTGCTGCAGCTCTTGGCGTTGTTTCTGCTGGCAAGTTTGAACCGCTCGTAGAAGCTGGTCCGATGCAGACGTTTAAGTTCGAAGGCTCCGAAGTGAATACGGAAAACGTTTTTGTCCGTGCTTCGCTTGGTGGTGCTTCCATTGGCGGCTTTGGCAGCTCGGGACTTTCCTCGATGTCTGCAAAGAACTGGCTTGAATCGCTTTCGAGTTCTTCGGGCTCCATGTTCTCGGGCGCACTTTCCAGTGCCGCTCTCAAGAGCAACAAGCTTGAACTCCCGAAGGATTCCGTGAACTACGGCAAGGACTTCTTCTTGTGGGTAAAGACTCGCTTGATCGTTTACGGCGGCACGCGTCCGGATGCGCATTTGCAGGTGCGTGGCGAACCGTTCCCGCTCAACCCGGATGGCACCTTCAGCTTTGAAGAAGACCTCCCAGACGTGACGAAGATTATTCCGGTCTTTGCTACTGATAAGGACGGCGATTTCCCGACTACAATCGTTCCGATCGTTGTTAAGCGCACGGAATAA